Genomic DNA from Hordeum vulgare subsp. vulgare chromosome 2H, MorexV3_pseudomolecules_assembly, whole genome shotgun sequence:
GCCGGCCTCCTCGACGCGCCCGCCGGGGTCGGTACAACCAACGAACGAACGAACTGCTCGCTCCATCTCCCCTTCCTTCCTTGGCTAATCAAATCTATGCTGCGAATCTGTGTCATGGGCGAGAACAAACCTCGGGATTGTTATTCTAATCTAGTCTAGTATAGTCTAGTCTAGTTACTTAATTCAGCAAGACGCCTGTTACCCTGTTGCCTCGTCAGTACTCCACAGTTCCatacatatcaattcttgtcttcCTCCGATCTAGTAGTGTACAAATGTGAGCACCAACTAGCAAATgctttagtagtagtagtagtaatagtagaaaTCTCGACCAACATTTGCAGAAGGATCACAAAGTAGTAGTACTACTATTATAGAAATGGGCTGCTTCCAGAGTGAGAGCTCAGATGCCTCTAGTCATCTCccatttttctgatttgtttaatGTCCCGTGTTGGTGCAGGTAGCATTAAGCAGAAGACAGTGCTTCTTGCTAATCACAGCCGGCTCGCTCTCCCACTTCTTCTTGGATCACTTGTTTGAGGTCAGCAATGTCGTAACTGGATGGAGGCAATTTGATTGTTTTCGCCATGTGTCAAGTGTTGCATGCCTATTCAGATTAGATTTGTCTCATACTAGTATATTTTTACAGGAAAATGGCCATTCTACAATGTATACTTGGATACTGAGCACTGGTTGGTGGAAAGGACGCGCTCCTATCAATCCAGATGCAGTGTTTGTTGTGGGCCTTCTTTGCATTTGCCTCATCGGGGGATTTGTGTACATTAACAGGTGATAATTCAGCATTATGTTCATTATTGTGTATAaaatatataataataactattaaaTATTTTCTAGTGTACAGAAAGCATTGATTCTACCTGATGCTTTGGATTGTAAAGTCCTCACTAACATTGGATTCTTCAAATCCATGAATCTCTCTATGAACTACTCCCCccattcacaaatataagatgttctaaTTTTTGTGTGAATCGAATGTATGTAGACACATTTTAGTGTGTTTGATCATTCATTTCAGTCCATATGTGATCCAcattgaaatatccaaaacatcttatatttgtgaacggagggagtacaaagtaATGGCACACTATGCATAACCCTGATTACTTTGTTGGTCTATACTTGTTGCCTCAAGCTGAGCTTCAAAATGTTACTGTATGTTACGAATCCCTTCTGTGCTTTGTCGAAAACAAATCCCTCCTGTGGTTCTCTAAATGTTCAAAATCTATATTTTGGCAGAGTGAAGCATGGAAAGTCAGTGACTGAAAAATCAAATCAATCTTTCTTTCTCATCCTGGTGATAGCCACCCTGTACTGTATGTGGTGTGCCAGCCAGATATACCTGCGAAATCCCCCTCAACCAGCCATTGGTGAAGAGGCTGATCTTGGAGTGATAATATTTCTTGCAATTTACCTTTTTCTCCCACATGGCTTGTGTGTCTTATCGATGAACCAAAAAGATTACAATGAAGCATTGGATGGACTGCCACTTTGATAATGTCTGATATGGCGGTGTGTTTTGCTACTCGTTTCGGCAGAATACCATTTTGGCAGCAGTCTTCTCCActtcatgttgtaaatattttaaTTTCCAATTGGCTAATTGCCAGGCATATATGTATAAGCTTGTAAACCTTTAGGTTAGAATATGTTTATTGAGGAAATAAAGAGGTCAGGAAAGGTCGGtacaatgttgttgttgttgttactaaaTATGTTGGTACTACCTACTActatcatcattgttgtcgttgttgctgttgtaaaAAAGGAAAGCATATTTGCATGGACTAAAAATGTGAGGTCAGGTGTCAAATTCAGCGTGTTGACATTACCTCCAGTAGTTACTCATAGGCATTAAATAATTTTACGAGTTTAGCTTAATTTCTAGTGTAGATCACTCACAACTGCATCAGATTGTTTTCACCTCAGCACACCACAGTGCTTAAACATGGTCATGGGAACATTAAGAGTTGCATAGTAACTACAGGAGGGACTCTCTTCCCTCTCTTAAAACACTATGCAAAGGACTCGACCATGCTGATGTTGTTGCACTTATCATCGTCTCTCATTGAGACCTCTAGAGCCTTCTCTAGCCTTGACACAACTTGCTCCATAGATGGTCGCTGCTGCTTGTGGCCGGTGCATGACAGAGCAAGCTTCAGGCAGAGATCAAATGCGTCTACCGAGTATTCGCCCTTGAGCCTAGGATCGGCAAATTCCAACACATTTCCCTCTCTGATGAGCATAGAAGCCTGAGAGCAAAAGGTATGTATATGTATATCAGCTTAAACACAATTGATCGTTTCGTTCCAGAAATTATGGTCTTACCATTTTGTCCAGTGACATTGGCTTAGCAGTGTTCATGATATTGATTGCTCGTTCTCCTGACAGGAGCTGCAGGAGCACCATACCAAAGCTGTATACATCCCCTGCAGCATTCACCCTATGGTTGTGGCGGTACTCTGGGTCGACGTAGCCAAAAGTTCCTCTAACTTCAGAGCTCACGTGCGATACGCCTATGTCAATGACTCTAGACAGTCCAAAATCCGCAAGTTTGGGCTCCATATCAACCCCAAGAAGTATATTTGTTGGCTACAATAACGTGTATGAATTGGCATTACTTGAATTTGCAGGTGTACTTGAATCTTTCAGATAATGTAACCAACCTTGATGTCTCGGTGAACAATGCAGCCCTCAGGGAATATGTGAAGGAACCAAAGGCCGCAAGCACTGCCAAGTGCGATCTGAAGTCTCTGAGTCCATGATAGGCTCTTATCCTTCCCTGTCATCAAATTTGTTACTTTAAgtcatagagaatattacataatACATCCTGTCGTCTCCTCAAATATGTACTTACCAAATAGCCATTCTGATAGGTTACCATTGACGCACAGCTCATACACAAGAAAGCACTCTTCCTGCCCGTCACAGTAACCTCTTAATGACACAAGGTTTGGATGCTTGACATGTGAGAGGCTTGTAACTTCCCTTACGAAGGTTTCTGCATGTTCATTCTTAATTATGTGCTTCACGGCTACAGGCCAGCCATTTGCAAGCATTCCTTTGTACACTTTCCCTGTAAATCACATTAGGAAGGTGCATCCAACTCTTAGAACTACAATAGCCTACTGAATGTGGTCACTAATTACCTTCTACTTATCATGTTGTATCCCAGTTCTGCTCTCTGTGGCTCTATCTGATTCATGGATAACGATCTTAATCCTGAATTGGCTACTATTGTTATGTACCTGCAATTCCCTGCCCGATGATGTTTGAAAGGTGTAAGTTCTCAGTTGCACTGTATATCTCTTTGACTGACATCTGCTTGCAGGTAACCTCCTCATACTCAACAGACGCCGTACCAACCTCTGCAACATAAAGATGTCCAATTGCATACCGCTATTAGCAAGTAAAACTACCAGCATCTGCAATTTTACCGCTGAGTTGTGAGTTTaccaatatccctttttgatgctttgatctTGCGTGTTCTTCTCCTGATGTGGCAATAAATGACAGCAAACCCGATGATCACCGCTGCGACGAGGCACCCAAGCAGTACTCCATATCCTGCATACTCTCAGAAGGCAAAGAATTTCAAGTCCTCAGAAGGCAAAGAATTTCAAGTCACGGGTAGAGAGGAAGGGGGGAGGCAGGTAAGATAGACACACCTGTATGCATTTAGCTGTAGAACGTCTGGGAATAACACAAGGTCGCTTTTCTGTCACTGTGAATGTTCCAACGGAAGCAAATTAATACCATGGCCACTCTCTAACCAGTCGTTATTAGCAATGATGAAAAGCCATTGCCGGCCAAGGGCCATAACAGAAGAAGCCAAAGCACTTAAAAATATGGACCAAGGAATCGGGCCAGGTCTGGACCAGAATACAGCATCAACTGAGTCTCATGTCAGGTACATTGGTTCAATTGCTTTACATAATCTAATCCATTTGTCATAGTCCTGTGACGTTGCTTGCTCTGTCATACCAAGTTAGTTAGTATCTGCGGCTGCAGAAAATATATCTTGAATATTTGGATTGCTTCTTTGCTAATGGGTTGTCGTGATGGCGGAGGTCCAATATGGGTTCGGGCATAGCGGAGTCCCCATCCTTGGTCCCAACCTGAGAAGCAGACAAATGTGTCAACTCTATGCAAAGCGGTATTAGATACTATATGAGCTAAAACAATATTCTACTTTGACGGCTTCATATGAGCCAAACTAAAAAACAATAAGGTTGCGTccaccaaaagagcaacaactggAGCAAGACATATGGCATTGGGGTATAATGCTTGGTAAACTACTATGTTCTCCCTGTTCTTTCCAAGTAACTTCTGTCCTTTGCGATCAGTTTGCTTTTACTACTGGTCAGTCTGTTCTTGTGTTGATTAATTCGTTGGGCATGTAGATGCTAAGATTATCAAGTCAAATTTGCCAATTATAGTAGTAATACAGAAACACTCAAAAGCTACTGTAAAAAAAAACAGAACCGCTCCAAAAGCTCCAAGCTGTAAGAGTCCGCATCTTAGCACAATCCGCACTTAGTTTGCATGGATATTCTGCTTAGGTCCACAAAACAAAGAATTAACTGTTTTGTAAGACATGTCACGTGAGGTCATCAAATTTGCATAAACTAGACCCAAGTGTAGCACCATGCTGCTTGAGCTGTATTTATGCCCTTTAGATTTGATACCATGCTATTTTAACTTCAACAGTGCCTAAACCTTTACAGATCTGATAGCATGTTGCTTTAGCAGTATGTACCTTTGAATGCATCTTATGAGAGATTAATTACTCAGCAGTTCCTCTTGTTATGCATATGAAGTTAGATGCTCAAACAAACTGCGTTTTACAAGTATTTGGCTTGAAAATGGATCCTGTGAAATGTGTCTAATTAATTAAGAAGCCTGAAACATCACTTTCATGGGGTAGGCATAGGAAAAAATCAATACAATCAATTTGTTACCTAACTCAATCAGTTACTATAAAGAATAACTCAATAGTTTGTAGAGAACAGATCAACAAACTGTCTAATCTGTATATGAATGTCCTATTGTTTTCTTGTCCTTTTGCGTCAATCTCATTATTTCTACGTGAAAATAGAAGGACAAGAtccttgctttggttttcttgtcTCAAATTTACTACGCAAAACTAGCACAGTTGTGCAGCATATATAAGTGGTTTAGATCTTTGTGCCTGATAGATGCTTTCTTGGAGTTATGTATATGTTATAATGTAACCAGTTTACATCATAGGCCTTTCAAGCCCAGATAATAAGAACCTCTTGATCTGGGTCCACTCCTCTTTAAAAATGATACCAGTGAATACAATATATGAATTTTCTTGGCCAGCAGATCGATGGAAGCGAATAtctattctctctctctctttccgaTAAAAGGAATGTATTAATATGAAGAAGATATTTGTTTTCTCTTCACTGTAACTTTTATAACTCTTGTGACCCATGTAAATTCCATAACGCTTTTATCAGAGCCAGTTGTGTCACAAATCCTATACAACCTTGTGCCCCACCGCTGCACACCGCAAGAGTTCTCATTGAGTTTCACGTATCATGTCATGCTGACAATTTCTTTCGGACAGATCGACCATCAGGAGAGCCAAGGGCCAAGCCTGGACTGGAGCCTCCAAGAAAGAACTAGCATTCTCCCTGATCAACTAGCAAGGTGCAGATTCAGATTGCATTACAAGCCTCCGATGAAATGAATGGGAGATGTTCGATGGACAAAGACAATACCCCCCAAAGTTGTTACGCCCTTTGCCTTTTGTGATGCAACAGCACATCTGCCTACCATGTGGTAGCAACAATAGCGCTCTCAACAGGTGATGGCAGCATATCATGCTTAGAGATTAAGGATGTGCCACTGCTGCTACAAAAACGAAGGTGAGCACATACATATGGTATAAGCTGGTGATTGACCACTTCAATCTCTTGTAGTCTGCAAAAAggctttttattttaaaaatatgatATGATGAATCCCTGGATGATTAGAAACTTTTTTTTAGGATAGATTAGAAACTAGTATTGTGTGCTCAGGTTTGTACGCTTCGTTTGTGACGCCCGAGAAAGAAAAGCTTtgccttttcttcttttccttttctaaCTCTTGCCCACAGGTCACTGCTTGTCTGCTTGCCAGCTTCTTTGGAGGCAGACAAGAAAACAAGCTTAAAACAAAAAGGTACCACATATACTATGAAACTTCTGGATTCATTTCGTTATTACTTCAGCTAGAATACGATATTACTCcttccgtaaagaaatataagagggtttagataactaaagtagttatctaaacgcttttatattgaGTGAATTGCAAAAAAACACCACATTTCGGGCATGTGTTACGGAAAACCACCTAGTTACTAATTTGCTACAAAAATCATCGCACATTCGgtaatttttttgcaaaaaatattGATTGAGTGATTTAGCCCGTTTGATCACTTTCTGGCAAGTAGGGCCAGATTGTAAGGAGATGATTTGGTGAAAAATTGACATACTGCTCCCTGGATTTGACTAAGGCACCcttattcaaaaaaatgaaaaaacaatCAACCCCCTCCCACCCCGTCGTCTCCCTTCTCCTTCCTGGTCATCGTAAGGCTCCGGCGAGACGGCCTCCTTAGTCTTGCTAGCGGGGCGGGGCAGCCTCCCTCATCCCTGGCCGTCGGCTCGCCCCTAGCCGGTGTGGCTGCCCACAGCCGCCGCTGCTAGCCGCAGGTTTCTGCAAGAGACGGGAGAGGGGGGAGGACGGCGACAGGGCTGCGGCTAGCCAAGGGCCAGCCATGGCGGGCAGAGGCGACCGGTTCCGGCTCGTCCAGCGCTAGGGATGCGAGCTAGGGTTGAGGGGTGAGGGAGttccggattaaggggtcctcggacagTCGGGTTATCTCTTATGGGCTGACCATATGGGCTGCATCATTGAAGACCGGATTATCTGACAACTTCGAAACAAGATGGAAAGCTCCGAAGTCTAGGTGTGTACTCCAAGTCAGGAGGACCAGTTCGGCCCATCTATCCCCGACTaaggtcggtaacatgtaaccgTAGGAGccatggtgtctatataaaccagaggttctTATGCGTAGAGGCAGGAtatatcatctagggtttagctcatacgatctcgaggtagatcaactctgtaatcatcgttccacatcaatataatcaagcatgacgtagggttttacctccttacgagggtccgaacctgggtaaacactgtctccccttctctcctgcaacccatcgatcccagGTCTACTGTTCGGGACCccatacccgagatctgccggttttgacgccGACAAGGGGCATGCGGGCGGCGTCGAAACAGAGCCACGACGGCGGTGCGAGAGATCAGAGAAAGGAAGGAGGGAGCCGGAGGGGAGAAGAGGCGCACAGAGGAGGGGCGCGATGCGTTGCTCGTCCAGCCGGGGTTGCGGGACGCCTGCAAGGCGGCTTGTGCATGAGCCTCGAGGTGCTCAAGCACTGCACCGGCATGTTGCTGCTCGAGTCCAGCCTCCGCGACGACGTGCCCGCCGACGCCATGCGTAGGAGCAAGCTGGCGCCGCCGCTGCTTGCACTGCTCGCCGCCGAGCCGTTGCTGCTCGATACTCATGGTCGCGCCGCGCCGTTGCTGATCACCGTTCCTGCTCACTGCCACGGCCGCCCGGAGAAGCACGACGGCCAGGATAGGAGGAGAGGGGTTGATTGCTTTTCTATTTAAGGTCTAAGGGTGTTTGTAATTTTTTCACAAAATGGTCTCCTTACAATCTGGCCCACTTGCCAGAAAGTGATCAAACGGGCTAAGTCAGTCAATCAATGCTTTTTGCAAAAAGATTACCGAATGCGTGATGATTTTTGCAACAAATTAGTGACTAGGTGGTTTTCCGCGACACATGCCTGAAATGTGGTGGTTTTTTATAATTCActcctcttatatttctttatggagggagtacttgCTAGGCTAGTAGCTATTTGGTGTCGATTTTGTGAATCCATCAACTCATCTATAGTGTGCAAGGCAATAGCTAATGAAAAGCATCGGATTGTTTACCCAATTGTGTAGGAGCATACAAAAGCTAAACATGCATGGCTCCGAATGAAGGACTGCAGTGTTAGTATTGGATCGGATATCATGCACGATTGCACATACATGATTGCTTGGGGACAGCAAAATTAGAGGACCACAGCTTTGTAGTAGACCTCGAACAAAGGCCTAATAGCCCCCTTTAGGAAAACTTTCACTGAATCCTTTTACCAAAAGTTTCTAAGGCGCCGCCTGCCACTTGGAACAACGGAATAGCATATCTGGATTCCTGTACAATGGGCGGGTTTCCCTCTTTATGTCTAAATGTTCTATTGTATGTTTTTATTGTTTAGTTTTCAAGCTCTATAAACAGTTATTGTGAAAGTTTCCTCTATTTTTGGTTCGTGCAGAAATTTAAGCTACAAGGCACAACAATTTCCccacttttggattcttttgttccAAATGGGTCATGGCACAGGACCACCCTAACGATAGGCTAAACTAAAGAAATAATCTTGCATAACCTTGGAGCAAACAGATTTTGTTGTCATGCCTGTGTAAGGAAAATTTACAATCCCTATTGTTATTAACTTACAAAACAGGTTTTGAGCTTTTGCACtaatgtgacatcctcgacttttgctacagtaattattgtaattaagctaccgtgatcacccgctaatgatgccacgtcatcgaattcccatctcagacccgcgttgattcgagttttgtccggattcaaaatttgaagacaAACGGAAAGTactttataaattcatgttaagtatcaaaagaatatatataaaaaggaaagtattaaaaataataatgataaaataaagtataataaaagaaagtatttaaaaag
This window encodes:
- the LOC123426953 gene encoding uncharacterized protein LOC123426953; protein product: MPGPGAHLLYALSGGAALSRLAGGGGRRFGPHHCAVYALNAFLGPDLGAFAEWLASFLPAAAAAAGNLAMAAVHHPFYYPLLLGLPLACLYAWLSRWLLRAGLLDAPAGVALSRRQCFLLITAGSLSHFFLDHLFEENGHSTMYTWILSTGWWKGRAPINPDAVFVVGLLCICLIGGFVYINRVKHGKSVTEKSNQSFFLILVIATLYCMWCASQIYLRNPPQPAIGEEADLGVIIFLAIYLFLPHGLCVLSMNQKDYNEALDGLPL
- the LOC123426952 gene encoding putative serine/threonine-protein kinase → MHTGYGVLLGCLVAAVIIGFAVIYCHIRRRTRKIKASKRDIEVGTASVEYEEVTCKQMSVKEIYSATENLHLSNIIGQGIAGKVYKGMLANGWPVAVKHIIKNEHAETFVREVTSLSHVKHPNLVSLRGYCDGQEECFLVYELCVNGNLSEWLFGKDKSLSWTQRLQIALGSACGLWFLHIFPEGCIVHRDIKPTNILLGVDMEPKLADFGLSRVIDIGVSHVSSEVRGTFGYVDPEYRHNHRVNAAGDVYSFGMVLLQLLSGERAINIMNTAKPMSLDKMASMLIREGNVLEFADPRLKGEYSVDAFDLCLKLALSCTGHKQQRPSMEQVVSRLEKALEVSMRDDDKCNNISMVESFA